From a single Calothrix sp. NIES-2098 genomic region:
- a CDS encoding pentapeptide repeat protein: MDKKELLRRYAAGERNFSSIEISADDLYAIDLSGANLSGTRLEQFEISCAILIGVNLWNTYLTDSSLNSVDLSRANLRGTDLRGASLNCANLTEADLREARFGNTTFYRANLTRANLEGVDFRDTSLREANLTEANIEGANFSRVLFQNTIMPDGSIQTNS, encoded by the coding sequence ATGGATAAAAAAGAGCTTCTCAGGCGTTATGCAGCCGGAGAACGGAACTTCTCTAGTATTGAAATCAGTGCGGACGACTTGTACGCTATTGACCTTAGTGGTGCCAACTTGAGTGGTACTAGGCTGGAACAATTTGAGATATCTTGTGCCATCTTGATAGGTGTTAATTTGTGGAATACCTATTTGACCGATTCCAGCCTTAATAGTGTTGATTTGAGTCGAGCTAATCTCAGAGGAACTGACTTGCGTGGAGCTAGTCTCAATTGTGCTAACTTGACCGAAGCCGATTTGAGAGAAGCTAGATTTGGAAATACTACGTTCTACAGGGCTAATCTGACTAGAGCTAACTTGGAAGGCGTTGATTTTAGGGATACTAGCTTGCGAGAGGCTAATTTGACTGAAGCTAATATCGAAGGAGCTAACTTTAGCAGAGTTCTGTTCCAGAACACCATTATGCCCGATGGTAGTATTCAAACTAATTCCTAG